TCAGGCCACCGCGCAGACCGCGTTCCTGCGCAACCTTGCCCGCAACGAGGCCTACCAGGCCGAGGCGCCGGGCCTCTGGGACGTGACGTTCCAGACGGCCGTCGCGCAGGCCGAGCTCGAGGCACGCGACTACCCCGGCCACTTCCACAAGGTGGCCTTCCACACCCCTGACGGCAGCGACGTCGTCATCGAGACGACCCGCCCCGAGCTCCTTCCCGCGTGCGTCGCCCTCATCGCGCACCCGGACGACGAGCGCTACCAGCACCTGTTCGGCACCACGGTGACCTCCCCGCTCTTCGGCGTCGACGTCCCTGTCCTCGCGCACACCATGGCGGAGCCCGACAAGGGCGCCGGCATCGCGATGTGCTGCACCTTCGGTGACCTTACCGACGTCCAGTGGTGGCGTGAGCTCCAGCTCCCCACCCGGTCGATCCTCGTCCGCGACGGGCGCATCACGCGCGAGACGCCGGACTGGATCACGTCCGAGCAGGGCACCGCGCTCTTCGCCGAGATGCTCGGCAAGACGACCTTCTCGGCACGGACCGCTGTCGTCGACGCTCTGCGGGAGTCCGGCGATCTCCACGGCGAGCCCGTCGCCACGCAGCGCAAGGCGAACTTCTTCGAGAAGGGCGACAAGCCGCTCGAGATCGTCACGAGCCGCCAGTGGTACATCCGCAACGGTGGGCGCGACGCCGATCTCAACGCGGCGCTGCTCGCTCGCGGCGACGAGCTGAAGTTCCACCCCGAGTTCATGGCCGTGCGCTACTCCAACTGGGTGGGCGGCCTCAACGGCGACTGGCTCGTCTCCCGCCAGCGCTTCTTCGGCGTGCCGATCCCCGTCTGGTACCCGGTCGACGCCCACGGCGAGCCCCGGTGGGACGCCCCGCTCGTCCCGGACGAGGCCGACCTGCCCATCGACCCGTCCTCCGACACTCCTGCAGGATTCACCGCCGACCAGCGCGGCCAGGCAGGCGGGTTCATCGGCGACCCCGACATCATGGACACCTGGGCGACCTCCTCGCTCACACCCCAGATCGCCGGCGGCTGGCTCACCGACCCTGACCTCTTCTCCCGCGTGTTCCCGATGGACCTGCGACCCCAGGGCCAGGACATCATCCGCACATGGCTCTTCTCGACCGTCGTCCGTGCGCACCTCGAGCACGGCTCGCTCCCCTGGGCCAACGCTGCGATCTCGGGCTGGATCCTCGACCCGGACCGCAAGAAGATGAGCAAGTCCAAGGGCAACGTCGTCACGCCCATGGGCCTGCTCGAGGAGCACGGCTCCGACGCGGTCAGGTACTGGGCCGCCTCGGCACGCCTCGGGACGGACGCAGCCTTCGAGGTCGGTCAGATGAAGATCGGTCGCCGGCTCGCCATCAAGGTGCTCAACGCGAGCAAGTTCGCGCTCTCGTTCGCCGGTGACGACGAGCTCTCGCTCGACCCGACGCTGGTCACCGAACCCCTCGACCGGGCGATGCTCGCCGGGCTCGCAGACGTCGTCGACAAAGCGACCGCAGCGCTCGAGGCGTACGACCACACCCGTGCGCTCGAGGTCTCCGAGACCTTCTTCTGGACGTTCTGCGACGACTACCTCGAGCTCGTCAAGGACCGTGCCTACGGTGCAGGCGACGCAACCGTGTCGGCTGCGACGCTCTCGGCTCGGACCGGTCTCGCCGTCGCTCTCGACACGCTGCTGCGCCTCTTCGCGCCGGTCCTGCCGTTCGCGACCGAAGAGGTGTGGTCGTGGTGGCGCGACGGCTCGGTCCACCACGCTGCATGGCCGGCGTCAGAGGGCCTGCGCACGGCGGCCGGAGATGCAGACGTCTCCGTGCTCACCGCGGCCGGGCACGCCCTCGGGTCGCTGCGCAAGATCAAGTCCGAGGCCAAGGTCTCCATGCGCACGCCCATCCTGCTCGCCGAGCTCGCGGTGCCTGCCGCATACCTGCCGGCGATCGAGTCGGCACGCGTCGACGTCGAGGGAGCCGGGCGCGTCACGGGCAGCCTGACGCTCGCGGTCGCAGGCTCCGACCAGGGCGACCCGTCCGTCCAGGGCGGGATCCTCGTCGTGCGCTCCGAGCTCGGCGAGGCCGAGCCGAAGCCGGCACGCAATGCGTGAGAAGGCGTCACCGAGCCACATCACCATCCCGCCTGAGACGTCCATCAACACGTTGCTCGCCGACCGCGTCCGCACGGCGGGCGCGGACCCTCTGTACGAGCGCAAGAGCGACGACGGCACCTCCTGGACCTCGGTCTCGGCGCAGTCCTTCGCCGACGACGTCGCGGCCGTCGCCGGAGGGCTCGTCGCTCGGGGCGTCGAGGTCGGCGACCGGGTCGCCATCATGTCCCACACCCGCTACGAGTGGACGCTCCTCGACTTCGCGGTCTGGGCCGTCGGGGCCGTTCCGGTACCGGTGTACGAGACGAGCTCGATCGAGCAGGTGCGGTGGATCCTCGACGACTCAGGTGCGTGCCTCGCCCTCGTCGAGACGGCAGCCCACGCGACGATCGTTGCCGCCGCCCGCACCGACCTTCCGGCGCTCACCGACGTCCTCGTCATCGAGGACGACGCGGTCGGCCTCCTGCGTGCTGCCGGCGTCGACATCGACGCCGCCCAGGTGACGGCGCGCAGCACAGCCGTCCACGGCGACGACCTCTCCACGATCATCTATACGTCAGGGACCACCGGGCGACCCAAGGGCGCCGAGCTCACGCACCACAACTTCGTGTTCCTCACACGCAACGGTGTCGAAGGCCTGGGAGACGTCTGCGCCGGCCCCGAGGCACGCACGCTCCTCTTCATGCCCCTCGCCCACGTGTTCGCCCGCTTCATCCAGGTCTTGTGCGTCACCTCCGGTGCCGTCCTCGGGCACACCTCGGACACCCGCACCCTCCTGCCAGACCTCACGTCTTTCGGTCCGACGTTCCTCCTCGCCGTGCCACGCGTCTTCGAGAAGGTGTACAACTCCTCCGAGCAGAAGGCCGGGGTCGGCCCCCGCCTCACGCTCTTCCGCTGGGCGGCCAAGGTCGCTGTCGACACCTCGACCGCCTGGGACTCACCGACCCGACCCTCGCTCGGGCTCCGGGCTCAGCACGCGGTGGCCGACGCCCTCGTCTACGGCAGGCTCCGTGCTGCGCTCGGCGGTCACGCGACGTACGCCATCTCCGGAGGCGCGCCCCTCGGAGAACGGCTCGGCCACTTCTACCGCGGTATCGGACTGACCGTCCTCGAGGGTTACGGGCTCACGGAGACGACCTCAGCGACGGCCGTCGGGCGTCCGGGCAGCACACGGGTCGGGACCGTCGGCCTCCCCTTTCCCGGCACCGCCGTCAGGGTCACGGACGACGGCGAGATCCTCGTCCACGGGGGCCACGTCTTCCGCGGGTACCGCAACGACCCCGACGCCACAGCCGAGGCGCTCGTGGACGGCTGGTTCCGGACCGGCGACCTCGGCACGCTCGACGACGACGGGTTCCTGCGGATCACGGGCCGCACGAAGGAGATCATCGTCACCGCAGGCGGGAAGAACGTCGCACCAGCGCTCCTCGAGGACCGGTTCCGTGGGCACCCGCTCGTCAGCCAGTGCGTCGTCGTCGGCGACCAGCAACGGTTCATCGCTGCGCTCGTCACGCTCGATGAAGAGATGCTCCCCGGGTGGTTGCGCACCCACGGTCTGCCAGACATGGACGTCAGAGCCGCAGCCGTGCACCCCACCGTCCTCGAAGCGCTCGAGCGCGCGGCCGCGCGCTCGAGCGAGGTCGTCTCCCGTGCCGAGTCCATCCGGAAGGTCCGCGTCCTGACGACAGACTTCACCGAGCGGAACGGATATCTGACGCCGTCGCTCAAGGTGCGTCGCTCTCTCGTGGTGAGCGACTTCGCCGCCGACATCACTGCGCTCTACGCGGTGGGCTGACGACCGGGACGGTGCACCACCGTCGGGCGGCTCCACCGTGAGTGGGCATACGGATCAGTAACGTAACATAAACGTAACCCAATGGATACCCTGTCCTGATATGGTGCGTTCTCCGGTCGCGATCGCCTCCGCCGTCGGCAACACTCAGGTGGAGACGGGTCCGACCGTTTGTTGAAGTGCTCGCACGCTGACGCGGCGTGCGTGACTGTCGTCCACCGGCCGCTGAGCCACGCTGTGCGCGTCGCTGGACGACGTTTCCTACGGTTCGAGGGGCTCATGAAAACGTCACGATCGATCATCCCGACGGCGGCAGTCGCTGTTCTGCTCCTCGCAGGCTGCAGCTCGACGGACACCGCAGCCGAGAGCGAAGGCGGCATCGCCCTCATCACAGAGGGCACGCTCACGCTGTGCACCAACCCACCGTACGAGCCGTTCGAGTTCGAGAAGGACGGCGAGGTCGTCGGCCTCGACATCGACATCGTCGCGGAGGTTGCCGCCGATCTTCGTCTCGAGCTCGCCACGGTGAGCACCCCGTTCGAGGGGATCCAGTCCGGTGCAGCGCTGAGCGCCGGCCAGTGCGACATCGTCGCGTCCGGCATCACCATCACGGACGAGCGTGCCCTGAACCTCGACTTCTCCGACGCGTACTTCGACGCCGACCAGGGCTTGCTCGTACCCGCCGGCTCCGACCTCTCGTCGATCGAGTCGCTCAAGGGCAAGCGGATCTCGGTCATGGTCGCCACCACAGGCGCGACGATGGCACAGGAGAACGGCCTGACCACGACCGAGTACGACGACCTCGGCACACAGATCCAGGCTCTCCAGGCGGACCAGGTCGACGCCGTGATCAACGACGTCGCCTCGCTCCTGCCGTACGTGGACCAGGGCTTCGAGATCGCCAGCAACTTCGCGACTGGTGAGGTCTACGGTCTGGGCGTCAAGAAGGGCAACACCGAGCTGCTCGACTCCGTCAACGCGACGCTCAGCCGCATCAGGTCCGACGGGACATACTCCAACATCTATGCCGAGTGGATCGGCGTCACCCCCTCCCAGGGCTGATCCATCATGACCACCGAGGACTCGACCGTCGCCCGGCACGCCCCACGCCGGGCGCGGTTGAGCCCACGGCGGCGCGCACGGATCTTCCGTGGGATCCAGTATGCGATCCTCGTCGTCGCCGTCGTCGGGATCTTCCTGCTCATCGACTGGGACCGGATCAGCGAGAGCGTCTTCAACATCGACGCTGCCAAGGCTCTGCTCCCGCGGGTGCCGCTCGCGTTCAAGAACACCGTCGTCTACACAGCCGCGTCCTTCGCGATCGGGTTGAGCCTCGGCACCGTGCTCGCACTCATGAAGCTCTCGTCCGTCGCGCCCTACCGCTGGATCGCGACCGCGTACATCGAGTTCTTCCGTGGGATCCCCGCGCTCCTCGTCGTGTTCTCGTTCGGCTACGCGGTGCCCATCGCACTGGGTGTCCGGATCGACTCCCTGACACTCAAGGCAGCTCTCGCCCTCGGGCTCGTCTCCGCCGCCTACATCGCCGAGACTCTCCGAGCCGGCATCCAGGCAGTCCCTCGGGGACAGGTCGAGGCCGCACGCTCGCTCGGCATGTCCAGCGGACGCACCCTCGCCACCGTGGTCATCCCGCAGGCGTTCCGGATCGTGCTGCCCCCCATGACGAACGAGATCATCCTCCTCACCAAGGACACCTCGCTCATCTTCGTCCTCGGGCTCGCTGCGTCCCAGTTCGACCTGACGAAGATCGGTCGCGACGCTCTCGTCTCCGCAGCAGGCGGAGGGACGACCGGCCTGTTCGTGGCCGGCTTCGGGTACCTGTGCATCACGATCCCCCTCGGACTGCTCGCCCGCTGGCTCGAGAACCGCACCGGCAAGAAGTCACGCCGATGATGCCCCCCGAGCCGAAGGAGCTGCACGTGGACACCGCCGCCGGACCCGTCGTCGCGATCACAGACCTGCGCAAGAGCTTCGGCAGCCGTGAGGTGCTCAAGGGGATCGACCTCGATGTGGCACCCGGCGAGGTCGTGTGCGTCATCGGCCCCTCCGGATCAGGAAAGTCGACCCTCCTGCGCTGCGTCAACCAGCTCGAGGTCGCAACCTCCGGGACCGTGACCGTCCTGGGAACAGAGACGACGGACCCGGACGTCGACATCGACGCCGTCCGGCAGAAGGTCGGCATGGTGTTCCAGCAGTTCAACCTCTTCACGCACCAGACCGTCCTGGAGAACTGCACGATCGCCCAGCGTCGGGTCCTGCGGCGCACCCGTGCCGAGGCGGAGGCGATCGCCCGGACGAACCTCGCGAACGTCGGGCTCGAGGACCGTGGCAACGCTCTCCCGTCGCAGCTCTCTGGAGGCCAGCAGCAGCGTGTCGCGATCGCTCGCGCGCTGAGCATGGACCCCGAGCTCATGCTCTTCGACGAGCCGACCTCGGCCCTCGACCCAGAGCTTGTCGGGGACGTCCTGTCGGTCATGCGTACCCTGGCCGAGAACGGCATGACGATGATCGTCGTCACGCACGAGATGGCGTTCGCTCGCGAGGTCGCCGACCGCGTGGTCTTCATGGACGACGGCATGATCGTCGAGCAAGGCCCTCCTGAGCAGGTCATCGGTGCGCCCGAGCACGCACGGACGCGCTCGTTCCTCGAACGGGTCCTCGACCCGACACATCCGCACCCCGGCAACCGATAGTCCGCTGGGCGGGGACTCCGCCGATGGCGAGGTCCCCGCCCAGCGACCCGGGTGGTGGTGCGGTCTGGCCCCGCGACGGCTCAGCCGACGGTGCGCAGACGGCCCGCGTCCGACGACAGGCTGGGCGCTCCCCCGTCGCTCGGGGTGCTCTCGTCGTGCCAGCGGAGCACAGCGCCGACGCCGTCCGGAAGGTTGACCGCCCCGTCCGACGGGGCGAAGGTCACGCCCGCATCCTGACCCAGCGCGGCACGCAAGAGCGCGACGTCGGCGCCGATCTTCCTGATGCCGTCGGTGACCCCGATGCCCTCGAGGTCCGACCGGCTGGTCGCGATCTGCAACAGCTCCGGCCCCACCCACAGGGTGAGGTCTGCGAAGTGCTGAGCCGTCTGCGCCTCGGACTCGAAGAAGATGAGCTCCTCGACCTGTCCGCGCTGGAGCACCGCGACGACGTCGGCCAGCGCAGAGACGGCTGCACCGTCCCGACCGTGCTCCTCGAGGAACTTCCCGAGCACCGTTTCCCGTCGCTTGGTCCGGAAAACGTCGAGCGCTGTGTTGAGCCGGCCTCTGAAGACCTCGTCCTTGACTCCGTCGTTCCGTGAGCCGCCCGGGACCTCGACCGTGAGCTCCGCCGTCTTCTTCCCGAGCGCACGTCGGACGAGCGGTACCGCCCGCACGTCGCCGGTGAGGATGACGAGCTCCGGCTTCTTCTCCAGCACCAGCCGATCGATCTCAGCCGCCACGACCTCCGTGTTGCGCTCCCAGGAGTCCTCCGCGCGGCTCTCGACGCGACGGTGAGACCAGCCGCCGGTGTGTGCCTTGACGACCTCGTCGTGGCCGCCTTCGACGACGTGGCGGAGCGCCTCGAGGCTCCCCCCGATCGCACGTGCCGACTCGACGAACGTCAGGTCAGCGCCCTCACGGTTGACCTCGACCACGAGGCGCGCGACCGACTCGTCGGCTGCGTGTGCCGCGGGCAGGAGGCCGGGGATCTCCCCGAACGTCGCTCGGTCTCGGACGGGTGGTTCTGCGAGAACCATGTCGACGAGGATCTCCTGGCTGTCCGCGACGAGGAACCGGCCGTGCGGTCCCGACACCCATGTGGGCCGCACGAGCACCTCCCCGATCTGGTCCAGCAGCGTCGAGCCGGCACCGTCACGCTCGAGCGCACGTCGCACGCCCTTCCACCGCTCCTCGACCTGCTGATCACCGGCCTCGGCGGCTGGTGTGGAGTCGAGGTAGACGGACACAAAGGGTCCGTCATGTCCGATCAGGGGCTTGAGCCAGTCAATCTTCATCCGGTCACACCTCATCACTCGTCGGAGATGGACGCGCGCCGCTGCGGTTCGACCTGGGCGGCACGGCGCCCGGGGACCATCCCACAGTGCTCTAGATCGACGGAGAGTGCCACTCAGCGCGGGCGCGCGGCTGTCGCAGCCGATCGTGCGCCCCCGTGGACCTGTTCGGGCCCGCTCGCGGGCTGCGCCGTTCCCGCGGTGCGGGGGTCAGGAGTACGTGTCCACCGTTCGGGACCCACCCTGCTCAGAGGCGATGAGCTCGTGGCGACGGATGACCTCGTGGACGATGAACGCGCGGAACTGCTCGGCGAAGGCAGGGTCGAGCCCTGCCCCCTCGGCGATGCGTGCGAGCGTCTCGATCTGGTGGCTCTCGCGGGCTGGGTCAGCCGGGGCGACGCCGCCCTCAGCCTTCAGCTCACCGACCCGCTGAGTGCACTTGAAGCGTTCGGCGAGCAGGTGCATGAGTGCCGCGTCGATGTTGTCGATGCTCCCGCGCAGCCTGAGGATCTCCGCACGGATCGCGGGGTTCTGGGTGGGGTCGTCGAGCGGTGCCCGCTCGGTGGCGGGATCGGGGGCCGAGCCCCCGATCGATGTCACACCCGTTCCCTGCTCAGGCACTCTTCTCACGAGGTGCGTCCTTGGAGCGAGAGTCACGCGGGACGAGCGTGGGATAGACGTTCTCCAGGACGACGGCTCCCGAGATGACGACCTTCTCGACGTCGTCACGGCTCGGTACCTCGAACATGACCTGCTGGAGGACTTCCTCCATGATGGCGCGCAGCCCGCGTGCACCGGTGCCACGCAGGAGAGCCTGGTCCGCGATCGCGGAGACCGCGTCGTCCGTGAACTCCAGCTCGACCCCGTCGATCTCGAACATCCGCTGGTACTGCTTGACGAGGGCGTTGCGCGGTTCTGTGAGGATCCGGACGAGGGCGCTCTGGTCCAGAGGCGTGACCGTCGTGATGATGGGCACTCGCCCGATGAACTCCGGGATGAGCCCGAACTTCAGGAGATCCTCCGGCATGACGTCCTCGTACACGCCGGTCTCGTCCGCCGCGGAGTGCAGGGGCGCCCCGAAACCGATGCCGTGCTTGCCTGCGCGCGACGAGATGATGTCTTCCAGCCCTGCGAAGGCTCCTGCGACGATGAACAGGACGTTCGTCGTATCGATCTGGATGAACTCTTGGTGAGGGTGCTTTCGACCGCCCTGCGGCGGGACCGAGGCCGTCGTCCCCTCGAGGATCTTCAGGAGCGCCTGCTGGACGCCCTCTCCCGAGACGTCACGAGTGATCGACGGATTTTCAGACTTCCGTGCGATCTTGTCGACCTCATCGATGTAGATGATGCCGGTCTCGGCCTTCTTGACGTCGTAGTCGGCAGCCTGGATGAGCTTGAGGAGGATGTTCTCCACGTCCTCGCCGACGTAGCCGGCTTCCGTCAGCGCGGTGGCGTCGGCGATCGCGAACGGCACGTTGAGCATCTTGGCGAGGGTCTGCGCGAGATACGTCTTGCCGCAGCCGGTCGGGCCGATGAGCAGGATGTTCGACTTCGCGATCTCGACCTGGCTCGAGTCCTCGCCGACGGACCGCACGCCTTCGCCGGCCTGGATGCGTTTGTAGTGGTTGTACACAGCGACGGACAGGGACCGCTTCGCGCCGTCCTGCCCGATGATGTACTGCTCGAGGAAGTCGAAGATCGCCTTGGGCTTCGGCAGCTCGACCATACCGATCTCAGCGGCCTCGGTGAGCTCTTCCTCGATGATCTCGTTGCAGAGGTCAATACACTCGTCGCAGATGTACACGCCCGGCCCAGCGATGAGCTTCTTGACCTGCTTCTGGGACTTCCCGCAGAAGGAGCACTTCAGCAGGTCTGCACCGTCACCGATTCGGGTCACTGTAGATCTCCTCCCGGTCCGCCCCCGGATGGGCCGGATAGACACCTCACGCCGTGCGCGCCCTGTGGGCGCGCACCACGGAGAGATGTTCGTTGCATCCATTCCACACCACTGGAACGCCATTGTCTGTATGGCGCTCCGATGGTACCTGAATCACCCCCGGACTAAAGGGAGATCACGACTTTTTCAGCGTGAGCGCCTTGCGGCTCTCGAGCACCTGGTCGACGAGTCCATACTCGACAGCCTGCTTCGCGCTGAGAATCTTGTCACGCTCGATGTCCTTGCGCACCTGAGCCTCGTCACGACCGGTGTGAAGTGCGATCGTACCCTCGAGCCACTCCCGCATGCGGATGAGCTCGTTGGCGTGGATCTCGATGTCGGACGCCTGCGCGTAGCCGCCACCTTCCATCGCCGGCTGGTGGATGAGGACCCGAGCGTTCGGGAGCGCCAGCCGCTTGCCGGGAGCGCCTGCTGCGAGGAGCACGGCCGCCGCTGATGCGGCCTGGCCGAGGCAGACGGTCTGGATCTGCGACGTGATGTACTGCATCGTGTCGTAGATGGCGGTCATCGCCGTGAACGAGCCACCAGGCGAGTTGATGTAGAGGATGATGTCGCGGTTCGGCTCTTGGCTCTCCAGCACGAGGAGCTGCGCCATGACGTCGTCTGCCGATGCGTCGTCGACCTGGACGCCGAGGAAGATGATGCGGTCCTCGAAGAGCTTCGTGTAGGGGTCTTGACGCTTGAAGCCGTAGGCGGTGCGCTCCTCGAACTGCGGGAGGACGTAGCGGGACGACGGTGCGCCGTAGGGCATCGCCCGACCGCCGGCGCCGGCGAGGCGCTGTGCGGTCGAGATGAACTGGGACTCAATGCTGCTCATGCGGTTGCTCCTCGATGTCTCAACAGTTGCGTACGCGGGCTCAAGACGTCGCGGTGCCGCCACCGCCGGCTACCGAGCCTGCGTGGGTCACCACGTGGTCGATGAAGCCGTACTCGAGAGCCTCAGGAGCCGTGAACCAGCGGTCACGGTCGGAGTCGGTGTGGATCTGCTCGACGGTCTTGCCGGTCTGGCTGGCGATGAGCTCGGCGAGGACACGCTTCATGTGCAGGATGAGCTCGGCGTTGATCCGGACGTCGGTGGCTGTGCCGCCGATGCCTCCGGAGGGCTGGTGCATCATGACGCGTGCGTGCGGGGTCGCGTAACGCTTGCCCTTGGCCCCGGAGGAGAGCAGGAACTGGCCCATGGATGCGGCCATCCCCATCCCGACGGTCGCGACGTCCGGCTGGATGAACTGCATCGTGTCGTAGATCGCCATCCCGGCGGTGATGGAGCCGCCCGGGGAGTTGATGTAGAGGTAGATGTCCTTCTCGGGGTCCTCGGCCGCGAGCAGCATCATCTGTGCGCAGATCGCGTTCGCGTTCTCGTCGCGGACCTCTGACCCGAGCCAGATGATCCGCTCCTTGAGGAGCCTGTTGTAGATGCTGTCGTTCAAACCTAGTCCGGCCACATCACCGCGCGCTGCCATCGGCATCTGCTCGTTCACGCCATCTCCCATCGCTTCACTGCTTGCTGTGCGTTGCAGTGACCCTAACGCGCAACACACCCTTGCTTCGTCCCTGAACGGCAGTGTTTCGCTTTGGGCGCAGTCTGCGGCCGCTGTTCATCCAGGCGGGTGGAGGACCGACGACGACGGCCCCCGCCTCGAGAGGCAGGGGCCGTCGTGACGTGCAACCGGTGTCAGGCCTTCTCGTCGGCCTCGACGACAGCGGCGTCCTCGGTCTCGTCCGAGGCGACCGTCTCGTCGGCGGCGACAGCCACGGCGGCGTCGTCCTCGTCCGAGCCGATGAAGTCCGAGAGGTCCACGTCGGCGCCCGCGCCGTCGAGGATCGTGACCTGGCGGAGCGCGACGGCCAGGGCCTTGGACCGAGCGACCTCGCCGACCATGGCCGGGATCTGGCCGTTCTCGTCGATCGTCTTGATGAACGTGTTCGCGTCCATGCCGTACTGGCGGCTCGCGTTGACGAGGTAGTCGAGGAGCTCGTTCTGAGCGACCTTGATCTCGAGCTGCTCAGCGAGGATGTCGAGCACGATCTGGTTCTTCAGCGCGGTCTCCGTCTGCTCGGTGACCTCGGTGCGGTGCTCTGCGTCTTCGAGGCGGCCTTCGCCCTCGAGGTGACGGACGACCTCGGCCTCGATCACGCCGGCAGGCAAGGGGACGTCGCCCTTCGTGAGCTCCTCGAGGAGGAGGTCACGGGCCTGGACGGCCTGGTTGGAGGACTTGATGTT
This sequence is a window from Sanguibacter antarcticus. Protein-coding genes within it:
- a CDS encoding ATP-dependent Clp protease proteolytic subunit → MSSIESQFISTAQRLAGAGGRAMPYGAPSSRYVLPQFEERTAYGFKRQDPYTKLFEDRIIFLGVQVDDASADDVMAQLLVLESQEPNRDIILYINSPGGSFTAMTAIYDTMQYITSQIQTVCLGQAASAAAVLLAAGAPGKRLALPNARVLIHQPAMEGGGYAQASDIEIHANELIRMREWLEGTIALHTGRDEAQVRKDIERDKILSAKQAVEYGLVDQVLESRKALTLKKS
- a CDS encoding ATP-dependent Clp protease proteolytic subunit, with product MNEQMPMAARGDVAGLGLNDSIYNRLLKERIIWLGSEVRDENANAICAQMMLLAAEDPEKDIYLYINSPGGSITAGMAIYDTMQFIQPDVATVGMGMAASMGQFLLSSGAKGKRYATPHARVMMHQPSGGIGGTATDVRINAELILHMKRVLAELIASQTGKTVEQIHTDSDRDRWFTAPEALEYGFIDHVVTHAGSVAGGGGTATS